The Achromobacter pestifer genome includes a region encoding these proteins:
- a CDS encoding IclR family transcriptional regulator: MSVKTALRVIEIIETYAREKRALPLSELARLLDVPVSSCLALIRTLTGLGYLYETGRRQGYYPTGRLLAMAQRIARADPVLDRVYPSLTELRDATRETIVFAKLSQDGRVVYLDVLDSPHTIRYAPVAGEFKDVHANSLGKALLSLLSEAARDAMLADMTMTRHNERTLVTREALLADLELSRQRGWFMNSGESIADVGAIAWPVTLSGEHYAISVGGPIYRIEPQQEAYARILRSACTALEQQA, translated from the coding sequence ATGAGTGTCAAGACGGCGCTGCGAGTCATCGAAATCATCGAAACCTATGCCCGCGAAAAGCGCGCGCTGCCGCTATCGGAACTGGCCCGGCTGCTGGATGTGCCGGTGTCAAGTTGCCTGGCCTTGATCCGGACCCTGACCGGCCTGGGCTATCTGTATGAAACCGGGCGGCGCCAGGGCTACTACCCGACCGGCAGGTTGCTGGCCATGGCGCAGCGCATCGCCCGCGCCGACCCGGTGCTGGACCGGGTCTATCCCAGCCTCACGGAATTAAGGGACGCTACGCGCGAAACGATTGTTTTCGCCAAGCTGAGCCAGGATGGCCGGGTGGTGTACCTGGATGTGCTGGATTCGCCCCATACGATCAGATATGCACCGGTTGCGGGTGAGTTCAAAGACGTTCATGCAAATTCGCTAGGAAAGGCGTTGTTGTCCCTGCTGAGCGAGGCGGCCCGCGATGCCATGCTTGCGGACATGACCATGACCCGCCACAACGAGCGCACGCTGGTCACGCGCGAGGCGCTGCTGGCGGACCTGGAGCTGTCGCGCCAGCGCGGCTGGTTCATGAACAGCGGCGAGTCGATTGCGGACGTGGGCGCGATCGCCTGGCCGGTCACGCTGTCCGGCGAGCACTATGCGATTTCGGTGGGCGGGCCGATCTACCGGATCGAGCCGCAGCAGGAGGCCTACGCGCGCATCCTGCGCTCGGCCTGCACCGCGCTGGAGCAGCAGGCCTGA
- a CDS encoding CaiB/BaiF CoA transferase family protein, protein MSERPQSETPDGPLAGVRILDLSAVVMGPYATQVLADLGADVIKVEPPAGDNMRAVGPMRNPGMGHIYLHLNRNKRSVVLDLKTPEGLAACLKLAESCDALLYNIRPQAMARLGLSYEAVAARNPRIVYLGAYGYGEAGPYAGRPAYDDLIQGQTGIAALSAQQSGDVPRYAPLTLADRAVGLHVGIALVSAVLHARSAGQGQQVEIPMFEGMAHLVLGDHLGGATFEPPLGPTGYARLLAPHRRPYATADGYISLLIYNDKHWRNFFDLIGRPELSRDPRFNSHGARAAHIGEVYAFVADIIATRRNQAWLESLARADIPASPLYSVDDLLQDEHLAATGFLRAMDHPSEGPIRTTAPLGKYEGTPTSIRRPAPRLGQHSREVLAEAGYDPARIDAMAARGITLDGNH, encoded by the coding sequence ATGAGCGAGCGGCCGCAATCCGAAACTCCCGACGGCCCGCTGGCGGGCGTGCGCATCCTGGACCTGAGCGCGGTAGTAATGGGTCCCTATGCCACCCAGGTCCTGGCTGACCTGGGTGCGGACGTCATCAAGGTCGAACCGCCCGCCGGCGACAACATGCGGGCCGTCGGCCCCATGCGCAACCCCGGCATGGGCCACATCTACCTGCACCTGAACCGCAACAAGCGGTCGGTCGTGCTGGACCTGAAGACGCCCGAAGGGCTTGCGGCCTGCCTGAAACTGGCCGAAAGCTGCGATGCCCTGCTCTACAACATCCGCCCGCAGGCGATGGCCAGGCTGGGCTTGTCCTACGAGGCCGTGGCGGCGCGCAATCCGCGCATCGTCTATCTGGGCGCCTACGGCTATGGCGAGGCCGGCCCCTACGCCGGGCGGCCCGCCTACGACGACCTGATCCAGGGCCAGACCGGCATCGCCGCCCTTTCCGCCCAGCAGAGCGGGGACGTGCCGCGCTACGCGCCGCTGACCCTGGCCGACCGGGCGGTCGGCCTGCACGTGGGCATCGCTCTCGTGTCCGCGGTGCTGCACGCTCGAAGCGCGGGACAAGGCCAGCAGGTGGAAATCCCCATGTTCGAAGGCATGGCCCACCTCGTGCTGGGCGACCATCTTGGCGGCGCCACCTTCGAGCCGCCACTGGGCCCCACCGGCTATGCGCGCCTGCTGGCGCCGCATCGCCGCCCCTACGCCACGGCCGACGGCTATATCAGCCTGCTGATCTATAACGACAAGCACTGGCGCAACTTCTTCGACCTGATCGGCCGGCCCGAATTGTCGCGGGACCCGCGCTTCAACTCCCACGGCGCGCGCGCCGCCCATATCGGCGAGGTCTATGCCTTTGTCGCCGACATCATCGCCACCCGACGCAACCAGGCCTGGCTGGAAAGCCTGGCGCGGGCGGACATTCCCGCGTCGCCGCTCTACTCCGTGGACGACCTGCTGCAGGACGAGCACCTGGCGGCGACCGGCTTCCTCCGGGCCATGGACCATCCCAGCGAGGGCCCGATCCGCACGACCGCTCCGCTGGGCAAGTACGAAGGCACCCCCACCTCCATACGCCGCCCCGCCCCCAGGCTGGGCCAGCACAGCCGCGAAGTGCTGGCCGAGGCCGGCTATGACCCTGCCCGGATCGACGCCATGGCGGCCCGCGGCATCACCCTGGATGGAAACCACTGA
- a CDS encoding flagellar protein FlaG: MAVTPIAPASFAPAPVAPAPLAPDPAVSVVPTAAATNSGASDNATSDQSDSQKLPLDKALDEINDQMKAWSTQLKFEIDPNVHQVVVSVVDAESGDVIRTIPSETLLKIAKMIVNMQGNGIKTSA, from the coding sequence ATGGCCGTAACCCCCATAGCCCCTGCATCGTTTGCACCAGCGCCGGTCGCCCCCGCGCCGCTCGCGCCGGATCCCGCCGTAAGCGTCGTGCCCACGGCCGCCGCAACGAACAGCGGGGCTTCGGACAACGCGACGTCGGATCAGTCCGATTCGCAGAAACTACCCCTGGACAAGGCTCTGGACGAAATCAACGACCAGATGAAGGCCTGGTCCACGCAGTTGAAGTTCGAAATTGACCCCAACGTGCATCAAGTCGTGGTGTCCGTGGTGGATGCGGAATCGGGCGATGTCATCCGCACGATCCCCAGCGAAACACTGCTGAAAATCGCCAAAATGATCGTGAACATGCAAGGAAACGGCATCAAGACCTCTGCCTGA
- a CDS encoding acyl-CoA dehydrogenase family protein: MDFEFTPDQLALRDAVARICERYPDEYWLERDREGGFPEPLHADLARDGWLGIAMPQEHGGAGLGMTEAALMMQTIAASGAGFTGASAVHMNIFGLNPVVVFGSDEQRRRWLEPLIAGREKACFAVTEPDAGLDTTKLSTRAVRQGDEYVVHGRKIWISTAQVAHKMLLLARTTPLSDVEKPTQGLSLFYTDLDRGKIEVREIEKMGRKAVDSNMLFIDGLRIPVADRIGEEGRGFEYILHGLNPERILIAAEAVGIGRAALDRAVKYAGERTVFGRPIGQNQGIQHPLAQAWMQLEAADLMVFKAASLYDAGKACGPYANSAKYLAAEAGYNACQTAVMTLGGMGYAKEYHVERLLRESFIPRIAPVSPQLIMCFIAEKVLGLPKSY, from the coding sequence ATGGACTTTGAATTCACCCCCGACCAGTTGGCGCTGCGGGACGCCGTGGCCCGCATCTGCGAACGCTATCCCGACGAGTACTGGCTGGAACGCGACCGCGAAGGCGGCTTTCCCGAGCCCCTGCACGCCGATCTGGCGCGCGACGGCTGGCTGGGCATCGCCATGCCCCAGGAACATGGCGGCGCGGGCCTGGGCATGACCGAGGCGGCGCTGATGATGCAGACCATCGCCGCTTCCGGCGCGGGCTTCACTGGCGCCTCGGCCGTCCATATGAACATCTTCGGCCTGAACCCGGTGGTGGTCTTCGGCAGCGATGAACAGCGCCGCCGCTGGCTGGAGCCCCTGATCGCAGGCCGCGAGAAAGCCTGCTTCGCCGTCACCGAACCCGACGCCGGACTGGACACCACCAAGCTCAGCACCCGCGCCGTGCGCCAGGGCGACGAGTACGTGGTGCACGGCCGCAAGATCTGGATCTCGACCGCCCAGGTCGCTCACAAGATGCTGCTGCTGGCGCGTACCACCCCGCTATCGGACGTCGAAAAACCCACTCAGGGCCTGTCGCTGTTCTATACGGACCTGGACCGCGGCAAGATAGAAGTCCGCGAAATCGAGAAGATGGGACGCAAGGCGGTGGACTCGAACATGCTGTTCATCGACGGCCTGCGCATCCCCGTGGCCGACCGCATCGGCGAGGAAGGCCGGGGCTTCGAATACATCCTGCACGGCCTGAACCCAGAACGCATCCTGATTGCGGCCGAAGCGGTGGGCATCGGCCGGGCCGCGCTGGACCGGGCGGTGAAGTACGCCGGCGAACGCACCGTGTTCGGCCGCCCCATCGGCCAGAACCAGGGCATCCAGCACCCGCTGGCCCAGGCCTGGATGCAATTGGAAGCCGCCGACCTGATGGTGTTCAAGGCCGCCAGCCTGTATGACGCGGGCAAGGCCTGCGGCCCCTACGCCAACTCTGCCAAATACCTGGCGGCCGAGGCCGGCTACAACGCCTGCCAGACCGCGGTCATGACCCTGGGCGGCATGGGCTACGCCAAGGAATACCACGTGGAGCGCCTGCTGCGAGAGAGCTTCATTCCCCGCATCGCACCAGTCAGCCCGCAACTGATCATGTGCTTCATCGCGGAAAAAGTGCTGGGGCTGCCCAAGTCCTACTGA